One genomic region from Croceicoccus sp. YJ47 encodes:
- a CDS encoding GNAT family N-acetyltransferase yields the protein MASEPEIRRAGPDDAAMLKPLLEGAYRGDRARLGWTHEADIVQGERIAEDELHAMLRDPAVHMIVATDADTGGAIGCVAITDRGGGLSYLGMLCIAPELQSAGLGTMLLRAGEARAASIGAARIEMTVIENRDTLIAWYLRKGYRRTGERRPFPVPQTPALFFIVLEKTL from the coding sequence ATGGCCTCAGAACCTGAAATACGCCGGGCCGGGCCGGACGATGCCGCCATGCTCAAACCCCTGCTCGAAGGGGCATATCGCGGCGATCGTGCGCGGCTAGGCTGGACGCATGAGGCCGACATCGTTCAGGGTGAGCGCATTGCCGAGGATGAGCTTCACGCGATGTTGCGCGATCCTGCGGTGCACATGATCGTCGCGACGGATGCCGACACGGGCGGCGCCATTGGCTGTGTCGCGATCACGGATCGGGGTGGCGGGCTTTCCTATCTCGGCATGCTGTGCATCGCGCCCGAATTGCAGAGCGCGGGCCTCGGCACCATGCTGCTTCGTGCAGGGGAGGCCCGCGCCGCATCCATCGGCGCCGCGCGGATCGAGATGACCGTCATCGAAAATCGCGACACGCTGATCGCCTGGTACCTGCGCAAGGGATACAGGCGCACGGGCGAACGCCGCCCCTTCCCCGTGCCGCAGACGCCTGCATTGTTCTTCATCGTCCTGGAAAAAACACTGTGA
- the pyrF gene encoding orotidine-5'-phosphate decarboxylase: MTNPVYLALDVPQLDAAKALAKKVMGHVGGLKLGLEFFCAHGHHGVHELAQLGLPIFLDLKLHDIPNTVVSAMQAIHVLEPAIVTVHASGGRAMMEDAKAAAGEHTRVVAVTMLTSLDDKDLSRTGVAGTAHDQVMRLAELAEKAGLDGIVCSGEEVAAVHAQWKGGYLVVPGLRPAGSETGDQKRTVTPRSARDNGASVLVIGRPISRAPDPLAAARAIEATL, translated from the coding sequence ATGACCAATCCCGTTTATCTCGCGCTCGACGTGCCGCAGCTCGATGCCGCGAAGGCGCTGGCAAAAAAGGTCATGGGGCATGTCGGCGGGTTGAAGTTGGGGCTCGAATTCTTTTGCGCGCATGGCCATCACGGCGTTCATGAGCTGGCGCAGCTCGGCCTGCCGATCTTTCTCGACCTGAAACTGCACGACATTCCCAATACGGTGGTAAGCGCGATGCAGGCGATCCACGTGCTCGAACCCGCGATCGTGACCGTCCATGCGAGCGGGGGCCGCGCCATGATGGAAGATGCCAAGGCCGCGGCCGGCGAACATACGCGCGTCGTCGCCGTGACCATGCTCACCAGCCTCGATGACAAGGATCTGTCGCGCACTGGCGTCGCCGGCACCGCCCACGATCAGGTCATGCGCCTTGCAGAGCTTGCCGAGAAGGCCGGGCTCGACGGGATCGTATGTTCGGGTGAGGAAGTCGCCGCCGTCCATGCACAGTGGAAGGGCGGCTATCTCGTGGTGCCCGGCCTGCGCCCCGCGGGCAGCGAGACGGGCGATCAGAAACGCACGGTCACCCCGCGCAGCGCCCGCGACAATGGCGCGAGCGTGCTGGTCATCGGACGCCCGATTTCGAGAGCGCCGGACCCGCTCGCCGCAGCGCGCGCGATCGAAGCGACGCTTTGA
- a CDS encoding LapA family protein — MQVLRTIIWVALLVALALFAAFNWYPVDVRIWENLVLETKLPMVILAAFLIGLVPMWLYHKSAKWRLKRRIASLETSHRSLVSSQQADPAHRPHDADDAPLRRTEP, encoded by the coding sequence ATGCAGGTTCTTCGCACGATAATATGGGTGGCGCTGCTGGTGGCGCTGGCGCTGTTCGCGGCGTTCAACTGGTATCCCGTGGATGTGCGGATCTGGGAAAACCTGGTGCTCGAAACGAAGCTGCCGATGGTGATCCTTGCCGCGTTCCTCATCGGGCTGGTTCCCATGTGGCTGTATCACAAATCGGCGAAATGGCGGCTCAAACGGCGGATCGCCTCGCTCGAAACCTCGCATCGCAGCCTCGTGTCGAGCCAGCAGGCCGATCCCGCCCACCGCCCCCACGATGCCGATGACGCCCCGCTGCGCAGGACAGAGCCATGA
- the purB gene encoding adenylosuccinate lyase: MVPRYARPAMTAIWEPEAKYRIWFEIEAHATQKLGELGVVPESAAKALWDWWATEPAIDVDAIDAIEAVTKHDVIAFLTWVAEQVGDEARFMHQGMTSSDVLDTTLAVQLDRAAAMLLDDIDALLAAIKKRAEEHKYTPTIGRSHGIHAEPVTFGLKMAEAYAEFSRCRERLEFARREIATCAISGAVGTFANIDPSVERHVAEKMGLAIEPVSTQVIPRDRHAMFFAVLGVIASSIERLSVEVRHLQRTEVLEAEEYFSPGQKGSSAMPHKRNPVLTENLTGLARVVRSAVMPAMENVALWHERDISHSSVERFIGPDATITLDFALARLTGVVEKLLVYPERMQKNLDRMGGLVHSQRVLLALTQAGVSREDAYRLVQRNAMKVWESDGELSLLELLKADGEVTAALTTQQIEEKFDLDYHFRQVDTIFDRVFG, translated from the coding sequence ATGGTCCCACGCTATGCCCGCCCCGCCATGACCGCGATCTGGGAGCCGGAGGCGAAATATCGCATCTGGTTCGAGATCGAGGCCCACGCCACGCAGAAGCTCGGCGAATTGGGCGTCGTGCCCGAAAGCGCGGCAAAGGCGTTGTGGGACTGGTGGGCGACGGAGCCTGCGATCGACGTGGACGCGATCGACGCGATCGAGGCGGTGACCAAGCACGACGTGATCGCGTTTCTCACCTGGGTCGCGGAACAGGTCGGCGACGAAGCCCGCTTCATGCATCAGGGCATGACGAGCTCCGACGTGCTCGACACGACGCTCGCGGTGCAGCTCGACCGGGCGGCGGCGATGCTGCTCGACGACATCGACGCGCTGCTCGCCGCGATAAAAAAGCGCGCCGAAGAACACAAATACACCCCCACCATCGGGCGCAGCCACGGCATCCATGCCGAACCCGTCACCTTCGGCCTGAAAATGGCGGAAGCTTATGCCGAGTTCAGCCGGTGCCGCGAACGGCTCGAATTCGCGCGGCGCGAAATCGCCACCTGCGCGATTTCGGGCGCGGTCGGCACCTTTGCCAATATCGACCCGTCGGTGGAACGCCACGTCGCGGAAAAGATGGGCCTCGCCATCGAGCCCGTCTCGACGCAGGTGATCCCGCGCGACCGTCACGCGATGTTCTTCGCCGTGCTGGGCGTAATTGCGAGTTCGATCGAGCGGCTTTCGGTTGAGGTACGGCACCTTCAGCGGACCGAGGTGCTGGAGGCGGAGGAATATTTCTCCCCCGGGCAGAAGGGGTCGAGCGCCATGCCGCACAAGCGTAATCCCGTGCTGACCGAAAACCTCACCGGGCTTGCGCGCGTGGTGCGCTCCGCCGTGATGCCCGCGATGGAGAATGTGGCGCTGTGGCACGAACGCGACATCTCGCATTCGTCGGTCGAACGGTTCATCGGGCCGGATGCGACGATCACGCTGGATTTCGCGCTCGCGCGGTTGACTGGCGTGGTGGAAAAGCTGCTCGTCTATCCCGAACGCATGCAGAAGAATCTCGACCGGATGGGCGGGCTCGTCCATTCGCAGCGGGTTCTGCTCGCGCTTACCCAGGCCGGCGTCAGCCGCGAGGATGCCTATCGCCTGGTGCAGCGCAACGCGATGAAGGTATGGGAATCGGATGGCGAGCTTTCCCTGCTCGAACTGCTGAAGGCGGACGGGGAAGTCACCGCGGCTCTCACGACGCAGCAGATCGAGGAGAAATTCGACCTCGATTACCATTTCCGGCAGGTGGACACGATCTTCGACCGCGTGTTCGGCTGA
- the radC gene encoding DNA repair protein RadC produces the protein MDAGPTAPAEPKAGTDASGHRARLRKRLLHGGSDALADHEIVEYLLMTAIPRRDVKPLARALMSRFGSLAGIFNADRTALENHPGMGETSAAAMKIVAVATRRLARAEVMDKPVLGSWQALLDYLTIDMAHLRVERVRVLYLDKKNRLIRDEHLGDGSLDEAAIHPREVIGRAMELGAAALILAHNHPSGNPQPSRADIQITNRIAEAGRLLNIAVHDHVIIGREGTVSMKAKGLI, from the coding sequence ATGGACGCAGGGCCCACGGCGCCAGCCGAACCGAAAGCCGGAACCGACGCCAGCGGCCACCGCGCGCGCCTGCGCAAACGCCTCCTTCACGGGGGCAGTGACGCACTGGCCGATCACGAGATCGTCGAATATCTGTTGATGACGGCGATCCCGCGCCGCGACGTGAAACCGCTGGCCCGCGCGTTGATGAGCCGGTTCGGAAGCCTTGCCGGGATCTTCAACGCCGACAGGACTGCGCTCGAAAACCACCCCGGCATGGGCGAAACCAGCGCCGCGGCGATGAAGATCGTCGCCGTGGCCACCCGCCGGCTCGCCCGGGCGGAGGTCATGGACAAGCCGGTGCTGGGAAGTTGGCAGGCCCTGCTCGACTATCTCACCATCGACATGGCGCATTTGCGGGTGGAACGCGTGCGCGTGCTCTATCTCGACAAGAAGAACCGGCTCATCCGGGACGAACATCTGGGCGACGGCTCGCTGGACGAGGCCGCGATTCACCCGCGCGAGGTGATCGGCCGGGCGATGGAGCTGGGCGCGGCCGCGCTCATCCTCGCGCATAACCACCCCAGCGGCAATCCGCAGCCCAGCCGCGCCGACATCCAGATCACCAATCGCATCGCCGAGGCGGGCCGGCTCCTGAACATCGCGGTACACGATCACGTCATCATCGGGCGCGAGGGGACCGTCTCGATGAAGGCGAAGGGCTTGATCTGA
- a CDS encoding YdbH domain-containing protein, whose product MTQGEDDRAVGDLPGRRRRWPRIVAGLFAVVALFVAGIWIARERLARGAVDDMLADMDVPARYDIVEIGPDRQVLANIVVGDPERPDLVIEQAVVATRLRFGTPQITGVRLVRPRLYGVLRGDGVSFGTLDPVLYPESTGEPFRLPDLDIDILDGRARVLSPYGNLGVKLTGGGNLRDGFAATMGAVVPRLSAKGCTAQGLSLYGRLAIADEAPRFVGPLRADVARCPESDLSLTQASWTVRGETGADLRRAMVSGALRTGRVAVGGNAVGVLNGRLAVSVRESGAMVADFDLSGRDAAFAGAAVARVALDGNIRSAGGFDRWQLSGDVSGGGFDLSGVVDPALQRVQRSGADTLLAPLAGRLRAVLRRSMPGASFSAALQARAAEGETRIAIARAGLRGGDGAPLLSVNQVQIGLGESLRLYRARFATGGAGMPRLVGAIDGEGDAPQLRMRMADYAAGDARIAIPEMQVRQSRDGFLMDGEILASGSLPGGAVDGLRLPVSGTYSARGELQMWDDCMAPRFDSLRYANFTLNRQSLLLCPAGGSAMLATGPGGTRVAVGAPRLDLSGRLGETPVRLVSGPVGLALRGGQPAVVRARTMDVALGPQATAVRFAIDDLTARIGRDIGGAFSGTEVTLPSVPLDIGEAGGEWSYRDGALRIEDGAFVLTDRQDDARFEPMIAKGATLVLADNIISAEALFREPRTGIAIVDADIRHDLTDGQGRADLSVAGIAFGDDLQPTDITRLALGNIANARGSVRGRGQIDWNGEGVTSTGVVSTDSLDFAAAFGPVTGLAGTLRFTDLLNLETAPDQRLSIAEMNPGVPVSDGEVFVTLQPGLRLDLNRGSWPFLGGTLVLEPTSLTLGATERRNFTLVITGLDAGRVIERLGVGNLSASGTFDGRIPIVFDEAGGRVEGGSLQSRPPGGNIAYVGELSYKDLSPIANFAFAALRSLDYKQMSVAIDGALEGEIVTRVRFDGVSQGPGTQSNFLTRRIAKLPFRFNVNIRAPFYQLIGSLKSLYDPSAVRDPRELGLVDDDGVRLIPDDRAVPAPSPDAEPTPIIQPAESETVP is encoded by the coding sequence ATGACGCAAGGCGAGGACGATAGGGCGGTGGGCGATCTGCCCGGACGCCGCCGTCGCTGGCCCCGCATCGTCGCGGGCCTGTTCGCGGTCGTGGCTCTTTTTGTGGCTGGCATCTGGATCGCGCGGGAACGGCTCGCGCGCGGTGCGGTGGACGACATGCTCGCCGACATGGATGTGCCGGCCCGCTATGACATCGTCGAAATCGGTCCGGATCGCCAGGTGCTCGCCAATATCGTGGTCGGCGATCCCGAGCGTCCCGACCTCGTGATCGAGCAGGCGGTGGTGGCCACGCGCCTGCGTTTCGGGACGCCGCAGATCACCGGGGTGCGGCTCGTGCGGCCCCGGCTTTACGGCGTGCTGCGCGGCGACGGGGTCAGTTTCGGCACGCTCGATCCGGTGCTCTATCCCGAAAGCACGGGGGAGCCGTTCCGCCTGCCCGATCTCGACATCGACATTCTGGATGGGCGGGCGCGCGTGCTGTCGCCCTATGGCAATCTCGGTGTGAAGCTCACCGGCGGGGGCAATCTTCGCGACGGGTTCGCCGCGACGATGGGGGCGGTGGTGCCGCGTCTTTCCGCCAAAGGCTGTACCGCGCAAGGGCTGAGCCTTTATGGCCGCCTCGCCATCGCGGACGAGGCACCGCGCTTTGTCGGGCCGCTGCGCGCCGATGTGGCGCGCTGTCCCGAATCGGACCTTTCGCTGACGCAGGCGAGCTGGACCGTGCGCGGTGAGACGGGCGCGGATTTGCGCCGCGCCATGGTGAGCGGCGCGCTTCGCACCGGGCGGGTTGCGGTGGGCGGCAATGCGGTCGGCGTGCTGAACGGGCGGCTTGCGGTATCGGTGCGCGAAAGCGGCGCGATGGTGGCGGATTTCGACCTTTCCGGGCGCGACGCGGCGTTTGCCGGGGCCGCGGTCGCGCGCGTTGCGCTCGACGGCAATATCCGGAGCGCGGGCGGGTTCGATCGCTGGCAATTGTCCGGCGATGTGTCCGGCGGCGGGTTCGACCTGTCCGGCGTCGTCGATCCGGCGTTGCAACGGGTGCAGAGATCCGGCGCCGACACGTTGCTCGCGCCGCTCGCAGGCCGGCTGCGCGCCGTGCTGCGCCGGTCCATGCCGGGTGCATCCTTCTCCGCCGCGCTACAGGCGCGCGCCGCCGAGGGGGAGACGCGCATTGCCATCGCGCGGGCGGGCCTACGCGGCGGGGACGGCGCGCCGCTGCTCTCGGTTAATCAGGTGCAGATCGGGTTGGGCGAGAGCCTGCGTCTCTATCGCGCGCGTTTCGCGACGGGTGGCGCGGGCATGCCCCGGCTCGTCGGCGCGATCGACGGGGAGGGGGACGCGCCGCAGCTTCGTATGCGCATGGCGGATTATGCGGCGGGCGACGCGCGCATCGCCATCCCCGAAATGCAGGTGCGGCAATCGCGCGACGGCTTCCTCATGGATGGCGAGATCCTGGCAAGCGGCTCGCTCCCCGGCGGCGCGGTGGATGGGCTGCGCCTTCCGGTTTCGGGGACGTATTCGGCGCGTGGCGAGTTGCAGATGTGGGACGATTGCATGGCGCCGCGCTTCGATTCGCTGCGCTATGCGAATTTCACGCTCAATCGGCAGAGCCTGCTGCTGTGTCCGGCGGGCGGGTCCGCGATGCTGGCGACAGGGCCGGGCGGCACGCGCGTGGCCGTGGGGGCGCCGCGGCTCGATCTTTCGGGACGGCTTGGCGAAACGCCGGTGCGCCTTGTGTCGGGGCCGGTCGGGCTCGCCTTGCGCGGTGGGCAGCCGGCGGTGGTCCGCGCGCGGACGATGGATGTGGCGCTGGGACCGCAGGCGACGGCGGTGCGCTTTGCCATCGACGACCTCACCGCGCGGATCGGGCGCGACATCGGCGGCGCGTTTTCCGGGACCGAGGTGACGCTTCCCTCCGTGCCGCTCGACATCGGGGAGGCGGGCGGCGAATGGTCGTATCGCGACGGGGCCTTGCGGATCGAGGACGGCGCCTTCGTCCTCACCGACCGGCAGGACGACGCGCGGTTCGAACCCATGATTGCAAAGGGCGCGACCCTCGTCCTTGCCGACAACATCATCAGCGCAGAGGCTCTTTTCCGCGAGCCAAGGACCGGAATTGCGATCGTCGATGCCGATATTCGCCACGATCTGACCGACGGGCAGGGCCGGGCCGATCTTTCGGTCGCGGGAATCGCGTTCGGCGACGATCTGCAGCCGACCGACATTACGCGGCTCGCTCTCGGCAATATTGCCAATGCGCGCGGGTCGGTGCGTGGGCGGGGGCAGATCGACTGGAACGGCGAGGGCGTCACGTCGACCGGGGTGGTCAGCACCGATTCGCTCGATTTCGCGGCTGCTTTCGGCCCGGTCACGGGGTTGGCGGGGACGTTGCGCTTTACCGATCTCCTGAACCTCGAAACCGCGCCGGATCAGCGGCTTTCGATTGCGGAGATGAACCCCGGCGTGCCGGTGTCCGACGGGGAAGTGTTCGTCACGTTGCAGCCCGGATTGCGGCTCGACCTCAATCGGGGCAGCTGGCCGTTCCTGGGCGGGACGCTGGTTCTGGAGCCGACTTCGCTGACCCTTGGCGCGACGGAGCGGCGCAATTTCACGCTGGTCATCACCGGGCTGGACGCGGGGCGGGTGATCGAACGGCTCGGCGTTGGGAATCTGAGTGCGAGCGGCACGTTCGACGGGCGCATCCCCATCGTGTTCGACGAGGCGGGCGGCCGGGTGGAGGGCGGGAGCCTGCAATCGCGTCCGCCGGGGGGCAATATCGCCTATGTCGGGGAATTGAGTTACAAGGATCTGTCGCCCATCGCCAATTTCGCCTTCGCGGCACTGCGCTCGCTCGATTACAAGCAGATGAGCGTCGCCATCGACGGCGCGCTCGAGGGGGAGATCGTCACGCGGGTCCGCTTCGACGGCGTGTCGCAGGGGCCGGGCACGCAATCGAACTTCCTCACCCGGCGCATCGCGAAGCTGCCGTTCCGCTTCAACGTGAACATACGCGCGCCGTTCTATCAGCTTATCGGCAGCCTCAAGTCGCTCTACGATCCTTCGGCGGTTCGCGATCCGCGCGAATTGGGGCTGGTCGACGACGACGGGGTGCGATTGATCCCCGACGACCGCGCCGTCCCCGCGCCATCGCCGGACGCCGAACCGACCCCCATCATTCAGCCCGCAGAAAGCGAGACCGTGCCATGA
- a CDS encoding YnbE family lipoprotein has protein sequence MIRGIVMVAMLGPFVTACVNVTAPSDPIVIELNVNIKQEVLYRLVASAEENIESNPEIF, from the coding sequence ATGATACGCGGCATTGTGATGGTCGCGATGCTCGGCCCGTTTGTCACCGCATGCGTGAATGTGACGGCGCCGTCCGACCCGATCGTCATCGAATTGAACGTGAACATCAAACAGGAAGTTCTCTACAGGCTCGTCGCCTCGGCCGAAGAGAACATCGAAAGCAATCCGGAGATATTCTGA
- a CDS encoding YdbL family protein has protein sequence MPRHTLARRLAGLALPAFALLAMAQPAGAMQREPAYAEARANGTVGERIDGYLGFTGAPPAGLRAVIDDINIRRKASYADRARAAGVTIEEFAFAQGCILIARTSPGEKYQAPGGSWQTRGSGAPQLDPRCPAVG, from the coding sequence ATGCCCCGCCACACTCTTGCCCGCCGCCTCGCCGGCCTCGCCCTGCCGGCGTTCGCGCTTCTCGCCATGGCGCAGCCTGCCGGCGCGATGCAGCGCGAACCCGCCTATGCCGAGGCGCGCGCCAACGGCACCGTCGGCGAGAGGATCGACGGCTATCTCGGCTTTACCGGGGCGCCGCCCGCCGGGCTTCGCGCGGTGATCGACGACATCAATATCCGCCGCAAGGCCAGCTATGCCGACCGTGCCCGTGCCGCCGGCGTCACGATCGAGGAATTCGCCTTTGCACAGGGCTGCATCCTGATCGCGCGAACCTCGCCGGGCGAAAAATACCAGGCACCGGGCGGAAGCTGGCAGACCCGCGGGAGCGGCGCGCCGCAGCTCGATCCGCGCTGTCCCGCGGTGGGGTGA
- a CDS encoding AtpZ/AtpI family protein yields the protein MGDERSGREPLGEDARIDALDAQLKAAKGREEQRNRPQSHGTDANYRMGNRVLAELLGGLIGGALIGWVIDRFAGTGPWGLLVMLFLGIVVAFRNIIRISNTRSD from the coding sequence ATGGGTGATGAGCGGTCCGGGCGGGAGCCACTTGGCGAGGATGCGCGAATCGACGCGCTCGACGCGCAGCTCAAGGCTGCGAAAGGGCGGGAAGAGCAGCGCAACCGGCCGCAGTCCCACGGGACCGATGCGAATTATCGCATGGGAAACAGGGTGCTTGCGGAATTGCTGGGCGGGCTTATCGGCGGCGCGCTGATCGGTTGGGTGATCGACCGGTTTGCAGGTACCGGGCCGTGGGGTCTGTTGGTGATGCTGTTCCTCGGGATAGTCGTCGCTTTCAGGAACATAATTAGGATTTCGAACACGCGTTCCGATTGA
- a CDS encoding F0F1 ATP synthase subunit A: protein MPRNASNDRDNRVATEAKVDPMHQFTIEPLFGSDGWEVAGYNLAFTNSALWMALTAVVLWGFVALGMKGQLVPGRWQMAVESFTGFVDDMLEANIGKAGRKYVPYVFSLFMFILFANVLGLLPLGVVGLHPFTFTSHFTVTGILAIMSFSIVLIVGFAKHGIGFLSLFVPHGTPALMIPFIFVVELVSFMVRPFSLALRLFVAMMAGHLLLEVLSGFVISSSNAGVGTGVLVGIPTFLLMIGICALELLVAAVQAYVFALLTALYINDAENLH from the coding sequence ATGCCGCGGAACGCCTCGAACGACAGGGACAATCGCGTGGCAACCGAAGCCAAGGTCGATCCGATGCACCAGTTCACCATCGAGCCGCTTTTCGGCTCCGACGGGTGGGAAGTGGCCGGATATAATCTCGCATTCACGAATTCGGCGCTGTGGATGGCGCTGACGGCGGTCGTGCTCTGGGGCTTCGTCGCGCTCGGCATGAAGGGACAGCTCGTCCCCGGACGCTGGCAGATGGCGGTCGAAAGCTTCACCGGCTTCGTCGACGACATGCTGGAGGCGAACATCGGCAAGGCCGGGCGCAAATACGTGCCTTACGTGTTCTCGCTGTTCATGTTCATCCTGTTCGCCAACGTGCTCGGCCTGCTGCCGCTCGGCGTCGTCGGCCTGCACCCCTTTACCTTCACCAGCCATTTCACGGTTACCGGCATCCTCGCGATCATGTCGTTCTCGATCGTGCTGATCGTCGGGTTTGCCAAGCACGGGATCGGTTTCCTGTCGCTGTTCGTGCCGCATGGCACGCCCGCGCTGATGATCCCGTTCATCTTCGTGGTTGAGCTGGTCAGCTTCATGGTCCGCCCGTTCAGCCTCGCGCTGCGGCTTTTCGTGGCGATGATGGCCGGGCACCTTCTGCTCGAAGTCCTGTCGGGCTTCGTCATCAGCAGCTCTAACGCGGGCGTCGGCACCGGCGTGCTCGTCGGCATTCCCACCTTCCTCCTGATGATCGGCATCTGCGCGCTCGAACTGCTCGTCGCTGCCGTGCAGGCCTATGTTTTCGCCCTGTTGACCGCGCTCTACATCAATGACGCGGAAAACCTTCACTAA
- a CDS encoding F0F1 ATP synthase subunit C, with amino-acid sequence MDAESARMLGAGLAAVGAGLASLGVGNVFAKFLEGALRNPGAADGQQGRLFIGFAAAELLGLLAFVVAMILVFVA; translated from the coding sequence ATGGACGCAGAAAGCGCACGCATGCTCGGTGCCGGTCTCGCCGCTGTCGGTGCCGGTCTGGCATCGCTGGGTGTCGGCAATGTCTTTGCAAAGTTCCTGGAAGGCGCGCTGCGCAATCCGGGCGCCGCAGACGGTCAGCAGGGCCGCCTGTTCATCGGCTTCGCCGCTGCCGAACTTCTCGGTCTGCTGGCGTTCGTCGTGGCGATGATCCTGGTCTTCGTCGCCTGA
- a CDS encoding ATPase yields MPQIEQIAATYASQIFWLLLIFGLVFFVVGKGMVPKVMGTVDMRDKRIADDLTAAEAARREADEQEEAWRKRENDNRARAQALIAEAKADAAGQTERAVAEAQSRIDEQLAAAEVRIDASRRNAATEIENVATEATQDIVKRIAALNVSQAEAHNAVKEVMVRG; encoded by the coding sequence ATGCCACAAATCGAACAAATCGCCGCGACCTATGCCAGCCAGATCTTCTGGCTGCTGCTGATTTTCGGTCTCGTGTTTTTCGTGGTCGGAAAAGGCATGGTGCCCAAGGTCATGGGCACGGTCGACATGCGCGACAAGCGTATCGCCGACGATCTTACCGCCGCCGAAGCCGCCCGCCGCGAAGCGGACGAGCAGGAAGAGGCATGGCGCAAACGTGAAAACGACAATCGCGCGCGGGCTCAGGCTCTCATCGCGGAGGCGAAAGCCGATGCAGCCGGCCAGACCGAGCGTGCCGTCGCCGAGGCACAGTCCCGCATCGACGAGCAGCTTGCCGCGGCAGAGGTGCGCATCGATGCCTCGCGCCGCAATGCCGCGACCGAGATCGAGAATGTCGCCACCGAAGCGACCCAGGACATCGTGAAGCGTATCGCCGCGCTCAACGTGTCGCAGGCCGAGGCGCACAACGCCGTCAAGGAGGTCATGGTCCGTGGCTGA
- the gloB gene encoding hydroxyacylglutathione hydrolase, with product MLHIHQFPCLSDNYGYLLHDAESGETVCIDTPDADASLREAESKGWTITQIWNTHWHPDHAGGNEAIKAATGCHIVAPAAEAPKIAAIDRNVAGRDTVRIGAHKAHIIDVGGHTHGHIAYHLPDAEIAFVGDALFALGCGRMFEGTADQFWSSLLRLKSLPPQTTIYCAHEYTAANARFALHADPDNAALRDYAEEVEELRAQGRPTVPTTLERELASNPFLRADDAGMQERWGGGDAVATFAALRAAKDAF from the coding sequence ATGTTGCACATTCACCAGTTTCCCTGCCTCTCCGACAATTACGGATATCTCCTGCACGATGCGGAAAGCGGCGAGACCGTGTGCATCGATACGCCAGATGCCGATGCGTCTCTGCGCGAGGCCGAGAGCAAGGGCTGGACGATCACGCAGATCTGGAACACGCACTGGCACCCCGATCACGCCGGCGGAAACGAGGCGATCAAGGCCGCGACCGGATGCCATATCGTCGCGCCCGCCGCAGAAGCGCCGAAAATCGCGGCGATCGACCGCAACGTCGCGGGCCGCGACACGGTTCGCATCGGCGCACACAAGGCGCACATCATCGATGTCGGTGGCCATACCCACGGCCATATCGCCTATCACCTCCCCGACGCGGAGATCGCCTTTGTCGGCGATGCGCTGTTCGCGCTCGGCTGTGGTCGCATGTTCGAGGGGACGGCCGATCAATTCTGGAGCAGCCTGCTGCGCCTGAAGTCATTGCCGCCGCAAACGACGATCTATTGCGCACATGAATATACCGCCGCAAACGCCCGATTCGCGCTGCATGCCGATCCCGATAATGCCGCGCTTCGCGACTATGCCGAAGAGGTGGAAGAGTTGCGGGCGCAAGGCAGGCCGACAGTCCCCACGACGCTGGAACGGGAACTGGCGTCCAACCCGTTTCTTCGGGCCGATGACGCCGGGATGCAGGAACGCTGGGGTGGCGGTGATGCAGTCGCGACGTTCGCAGCCCTGCGCGCGGCGAAGGACGCGTTTTGA